Proteins encoded in a region of the Zea mays cultivar B73 chromosome 4, Zm-B73-REFERENCE-NAM-5.0, whole genome shotgun sequence genome:
- the LOC103655359 gene encoding equilibrative nucleotide transporter 3: MDNDDAQIGVAKTQGKYWGIFICWLLGNGCLFGFNEMLTIEDYYVYLFPKYHPTRIITLTYQPFVLATTAIFTYHEAKVNADRSFSKP, translated from the exons ATGGACAACGATGATGCACAAATTGGAGTTGCTAAAACTCAG GGAAAGTATTGGGGCATTTTCATCTGCTGGCTTCTTGGAAATGGATGTCTATTTGGGTTCAATGAGATGCTTACTATTGAAGATTACTACGTGTACCTCTTCCCG AAGTACCATCCAACAAGGATTATTACTCTCACCTATCAGCCCTTTGTTCTCGCCACAACCGCCATATTCACATATCACGAGGCAAAGGTCAACGCCGACCGCTCGTTCTCGAAGCCATAG